The DNA sequence CCACCACGGCGCTGGTCACGTCGGTGGGCTCGTTGAGCAGCGTGCGCGGCATGCCCACCACGATGGCCGCCAACGGCTCGCGCCGGTGGTAGGCCAGCACGTAGGCCAGTAAATCCTGGCTGTGGATGGTGTCGAGCGGCGAGGCAATGATGCGGCTGGGGTCCGTCACGGCCAGCCCCACGCGCTTGTTGCCGTAATCGATGGCGAGGATGCGGCCCACGGCGAAAGAGACTAAAACGAAAGCAAAAAACGGCGCCGACCCCGGCGCCGACGCAAAGATACGGCCGTCGCTAGGGCCGGGGCCGCACCGCGGCACACCCTACGTGAGTAATATTGCGGACTACAATTTAATGTAAAAATTATATTTAATTCAATTCATGGTAATATGCAATTATAATTAATTAACTATTAAATTATGGCGGTGGTCTATTAGCGAGTGAGGTTGTAAATTAGCGCATGGTTTATACGCAACACTTATGTGCCCGCTGTGGTAGTGAACACATCCGCCGCAATGGCACGCAGGGTGGTCAGCCTAAATACCAGTGCAAGGCGTGCGGGTATCAGGCACGGTTTATACCAGCGGCCGTGGCCAAGGCGGCACAGTATGCGCAGGTGGAAGCCTTGCTCACCGAGCGTAACTCCCAACGTAGCATCGTGCGCGCCACCGGCGTGGCACGGATGACCATCGCCAAGCTGATAAAAAAAAGCGGCCTTGGACTCGCCCCGGCTGCCGCGTCGCCGGACGAAAAAGGCCCAACGCCGGAAACCTGAAGCCCTCGAACTTGACGAAATGTGGACCTTCGTGGGCCGGCGCACGTGCAAAGTCTGGTTGTGGCTGGCCGTTGAACGGGCCTCGCGCCGCATCGTGGCCTGGGTGCTGGGTTGCCGGGGAGCCGCCACGGCCCGGCGCTTGTGGGCCGCGCTGCCGCGACGCTACCAACGCCACTGCCGCTACCACACCGACCAGTGGGAAGCCTACGCCAAGGTCTTGCCCGCCCACCAGCATCGGCCTCATCCCAAAGGCAGCGGCAAAACCAATATTGTTGAGGCTATCAACTGCTCCTTACGCCAGCGCTGCGGGGTATTGGTCCGCAAATCCTGCTCCTTTAGTAAAAGTTTGCGCATGCACACGGCTCGCATCAAGATTGTGATTGACAATTACAACCTCACTCTTCAATAGACCGCCGCCTAAATTAGTATTTAAATAAGCTAAAAATGACCTAAAAAGGGTATTAAACCCCATTTTTCAATTATTCAATTACGTTCGACTAAAATCTATTTTGCAGAACATGTATCATGGAAAAATTTAATTAAGTTTGAATATCCTTCCCGCGCTGCCAACTCGGTAACGCCTTTTCCTTCGCTCCGCCGCCATGGCTTTTTCCGCGCTCTTCCGCGCTTCTTCGCGCCCCGCCGGGGCCCGCCGCACCGGGCTGCGCGGGGCGGTGCTGGTGGCCCTGGCGTTTGGCAGCGGCCTGCTAATTTCCAACAACCCGTTCCGGCCCTCCACCACCAACCCTGATGCCACGGCCCGCGGCTACCTGCGCTTCAAGGAGGTGCTCAGCTACGTGGACCGCGACTACGTGGACTCGGTGAACACCGAGGGCCTGGCCGACTACGCCACGGCCCAGATGCTGGAGCGCCTCGACCCGCACTCGGTGTACATCCCGGCCGCGGAGCGCGAGCAGAACGATGTTTTTTTGCAGGGCGACTTTGATGGCGTGGGCCTCGATTTCAACCTTTTCTGCGACACCATGACGGTGGTGGCCCCGCTCGGCGGCGGGGCGGCGGCCCAGGCCGGCCTGCTGCCCGGTGACCAGGTGCTGCGCGTGGGCGGGCAGGCCGTGTCGGGGGCCCGCCTCACCAACGCCCGCATTGCGCAGCTGCTGCGGGGGGCCCGCGGCAGCACCGTGGCCCTGGAGGTGCACCGGCCCGCTTCGGCCCGCACCTTTGCCCTGGCCCTGGTGCGCAGCCGGGTGCCCAACCCGTCCATTGACGCGGCGTATTTGCTTGATGAGCAGACGGGCTACATCAAAATCAACCGGTTTGCGGCTACCACTTACGACGACTTCCGGGCCGCGCTGGCCGACCTGCGCCGCCAGGGCCTGGCCCGCCTCGTGCTGGACCTGCGCGGTAACCCCGGCGGCTACCTCGACCGCGCCACCCGTGTGGCCGACGAGCTGGTGGGCGGCTCGCGCAAAATCGTGGCCATCGACGGCAAGGGCGATACCTACGACTCGCAGGTGTATGCCAAGGTGGCCGGCGAATTTGAGGAGGGGCCCCTGGTGGTGCTCGTCGACGAGGGCAGCGCCTCGGCTGCCGAGGTGCTGGCCGGGGCCCTGCAAGACCACGACCGCGCCCTGCTGGTGGGCCGCCGCACTTTCGGCAAGGGCCTGGTGCAGCAGCCCATCGCCCTCAGCGACGGCGGCGAGCTGCGCCTCACCATTGCCCGCTACTATACGCCCAGCGGCCGCTCCATCCAAAAGCCCTACGGTAGCAGCCGCGCCGAATACCGCCGCGAGCTGGCCGAGCGGGCCGCCCATGGCGACCTGGCCTCGGCCGACAGCAACCGCGTGGCGGGCGGCCCGCGCTTCCGCACCGACCGCGGCCGGCCGGTGTACGGCGGCGGCGGCATAATGCCCGACGTGTTTGTGCCGCGCGATACGCTGGCGTGCTCGGCCTACTACGCCCGCTTGCAGGCCCACCAAACGCCTCGCGCCCTGGCCCTGGCCTTCTACCAGGCCCACAAAGCCGAGCTGGAAGGCCTTCGCTTCGCCCAGTTCAACGCCACCTTCCGCGTGAGCGATGCGCAGCTGGGGGCCCTGGCCGCCGCCGCCGCCCGCGACGGCGTGCCGGCCGACCCGGCCGCACTGCGCCGCTGCGCCGCCTTACTCCGCAATCAAATCAAGGCCTACATCGCCCAAAGTGCCTACGGCGCGGTGCCCTACTACACGGTGCTGGGCGCGCACGATGCCGAGCTGCAACAGGCCCTGCATGCCCTCGGCGACGGCAGTGCCCAACTGGCCCTGGCCAGCAATAAGTAGGGCCCCCGCGGCGTTGCAAAAGGCCGCTGGCTAATGCGGCACCGACGGCGGTTATTGCGTATTTTTGAAGGCGTAGGAGTTGCCGGCAGGTCTATTCGTTAGCTTCCAATCAATCAATTACTATCGCTTCTTCTATGCTAAAAATAGCTAAACTACTGCTATTGTTGCCCGCCCTGCTGGGTGTACTGCTAATGGCCGGGGGCTGCAACAAAGTGCTGAGCCTGTTGCGCTTCAACGTGAACGACACCCAGAGCTTCACAGTGCCGGCCGCGTACCCCTACGGCACGGTCCCGGTTACCTTGCCCGCCGTGACGGTGAATTCCACCTCCACCACTACCTACGCTAACAACAACACCAAGGCCCAGTACGTGCAGGAGGTGAAGCTGGAGCAGCTCACCCTGACCGCCACCAGCCCCGCCGGCCAAACATTCGACATCGTGAAGAGCGTCAAGCTCTACATCAGTACCGACGCCGCCGGCACCAACAAAGTACTCCTAGCCTCGCTCGACAACGTGCCCAAAGGCGCCACGTCCATCCAACTCAACCCCGCCCCCGACACCAAGCTTGACGCGTACCTGCGAAATAGTAGCTATGCCCTCACCAGCGAAGTGCTGCTCAGCACGCGCCCGGCCCAGGACGTGGTGGTGCGCGTCGACAGCAAGTTCAGCGTGGCGGCCAGTCTGCCATAGAGGGCCCCGGGTGAGCGCCTGGTTTCTAAAAGGCCACTCCCGTTGGAGTGGCCTTTTCGCGTTTAAAAAGCAGTTTGACTTGATGGCTTTGGCTCCTGGAACACTGTAGAGACGTAAGGATACGTCTCTACAGTGTTCTGAATCAGGCAGTTTGTTTAGGGTCCTGGCAGTAAGGTGGCGTTGAAGTGGTCCACCAGCTGCACCACCTCGGTCAGGTTGTCGTAGCGCAGGCTGTGCTGCTGAGCATAGAGGGCCATGTCGCCCGCAGCCGCCCCGAATAGGCGCAGCACCGTCCGCTGGCTCAGCGCCAGGGGTTGGGCCAGCGGCTGGGCCAGGGGCCGGGCCGGGATGGCCACGTACAGCTCGGAGGTGCGCCGGAACTGCGCGGCCTGGGTCTCGACGCCGATGGCCGCGTTGCGCACCGCGCCTACTAGTTCCAGGTCGTAGCCCAGCAGCAGGCGCACGGGGCCTTCGGTCAGCTCTTCGAGCAGCAGGCGGCCCGCGCCGCCTACGCGGTAGGCCCCGAAGCGGTGGCCCGGCCGGCCGGGCGCGTTGTTCAGCACGAAGCCCCGCAGGCTGCCCACCGGGTAGAGGCGCACACCGCCCGGCACAATGGCGTCCCGCACTTCTACCCAGTGGTGCACCAGGTTGTAGCGCAGGCCGGGCACGGGCTGCGGCTCGCCCTTGATGGGCAGCAAGGAGCCGGGCACCCAGTCGGGGTCGTAGTAGTGGGCCACGTGGGCGGCTGCGGCAGCCAGGGCCCGCTCGTCGACGGTGTTGGCCTGATTCAGGTTCTGGGTCGAGGTGGGCCGGCCGTGGCTGATGTCTTCCAAGTCTTTGCTGTTCAGGCCCGCCTGGGCCCAGGCGGGCCGGCTAATCAACC is a window from the Hymenobacter nivis genome containing:
- the ruvX gene encoding Holliday junction resolvase RuvX; translation: MGRILAIDYGNKRVGLAVTDPSRIIASPLDTIHSQDLLAYVLAYHRREPLAAIVVGMPRTLLNEPTDVTSAVVGLLRRLRKELPEVPVHEIDERFTSRMAHAAMLAGGLGQKARRDKATVDRVSAAIILQSFLESPAGRAVA
- a CDS encoding IS1 family transposase; the encoded protein is MVYTQHLCARCGSEHIRRNGTQGGQPKYQCKACGYQARFIPAAVAKAAQYAQVEALLTERNSQRSIVRATGVARMTIAKLIKKSGLGLAPAAASPDEKGPTPET
- a CDS encoding IS1 family transposase — protein: MWTFVGRRTCKVWLWLAVERASRRIVAWVLGCRGAATARRLWAALPRRYQRHCRYHTDQWEAYAKVLPAHQHRPHPKGSGKTNIVEAINCSLRQRCGVLVRKSCSFSKSLRMHTARIKIVIDNYNLTLQ
- a CDS encoding S41 family peptidase; the encoded protein is MAFSALFRASSRPAGARRTGLRGAVLVALAFGSGLLISNNPFRPSTTNPDATARGYLRFKEVLSYVDRDYVDSVNTEGLADYATAQMLERLDPHSVYIPAAEREQNDVFLQGDFDGVGLDFNLFCDTMTVVAPLGGGAAAQAGLLPGDQVLRVGGQAVSGARLTNARIAQLLRGARGSTVALEVHRPASARTFALALVRSRVPNPSIDAAYLLDEQTGYIKINRFAATTYDDFRAALADLRRQGLARLVLDLRGNPGGYLDRATRVADELVGGSRKIVAIDGKGDTYDSQVYAKVAGEFEEGPLVVLVDEGSASAAEVLAGALQDHDRALLVGRRTFGKGLVQQPIALSDGGELRLTIARYYTPSGRSIQKPYGSSRAEYRRELAERAAHGDLASADSNRVAGGPRFRTDRGRPVYGGGGIMPDVFVPRDTLACSAYYARLQAHQTPRALALAFYQAHKAELEGLRFAQFNATFRVSDAQLGALAAAAARDGVPADPAALRRCAALLRNQIKAYIAQSAYGAVPYYTVLGAHDAELQQALHALGDGSAQLALASNK